A single window of Halodesulfovibrio marinisediminis DSM 17456 DNA harbors:
- a CDS encoding ATP-binding protein: MNKVVRKIIEIDEERCDGCGLCVLDCAEGAIQIINGKAKIVKDEYCDGLGACLGACPQDALHIIEREAPEFDEEAAMAWVKERDAKEAAVKAAPKSSPCGCMGSQVQSMKTVEIKVPGNKVSGPGHWPLKIRLVPPTAPYLKNADVLVAADCAAAASPIFHSEFAKDKVVLIGCPKFDDTGEYVNKLADIIRTSGIRSISVLRMEVPCCTGLSRALADAIKLSGVDIEAKETIMTCGGAKAQKTMFG; the protein is encoded by the coding sequence ATGAATAAAGTAGTGCGTAAAATTATTGAAATTGATGAAGAGCGTTGTGACGGTTGCGGCCTGTGCGTTCTTGACTGTGCTGAAGGTGCTATCCAGATCATCAACGGCAAAGCTAAAATAGTTAAAGATGAATACTGTGACGGCTTGGGAGCTTGCCTTGGAGCATGTCCTCAGGATGCATTACACATTATTGAACGAGAAGCTCCTGAATTTGATGAAGAAGCAGCAATGGCGTGGGTAAAAGAACGCGACGCAAAAGAAGCAGCAGTAAAAGCAGCTCCAAAGTCCAGCCCTTGCGGCTGCATGGGATCACAGGTGCAGAGCATGAAAACTGTTGAAATTAAAGTACCGGGCAACAAAGTTTCCGGTCCGGGGCACTGGCCTCTCAAAATCCGTCTTGTTCCGCCGACTGCACCATACCTCAAAAATGCAGATGTACTTGTAGCTGCAGACTGTGCGGCAGCAGCATCACCAATTTTCCATAGTGAATTTGCAAAAGACAAAGTAGTCCTTATCGGTTGTCCAAAATTTGATGACACCGGCGAGTACGTGAATAAACTTGCAGACATTATCCGCACCAGCGGTATCCGATCAATCAGTGTGCTGCGTATGGAAGTACCTTGCTGTACCGGTCTTTCCCGTGCACTGGCTGATGCTATCAAGCTTTCCGGCGTCGATATCGAAGCAAAAGAAACCATCATGACCTGCGGTGGCGCTAAAGCTCAGAAAACCATGTTCGGCTAA
- a CDS encoding Crp/Fnr family transcriptional regulator, with amino-acid sequence MKFAEINLLAELEKPEFKELRTALNERKFVATEMIADPFSAADDEITKPDASASGCVFIVKEGRLRVFLSAEGKEFTLSILEPGDIYTCHTGTFVQALTPGLLLTTSIPVFHAYMRDIPQVSKVMVRILGNMLKSSFGIIDGLVFGDASTRLTDFLLSIAKDEGGKQVARLGMTGEQLAQHIGSTRQTASTLLNDMVRSGILIRVKRGVFEIVDRTRLEELKK; translated from the coding sequence ATGAAATTCGCTGAAATAAATTTGCTTGCAGAGCTGGAAAAGCCTGAGTTTAAAGAACTGCGTACCGCATTGAATGAACGTAAATTTGTTGCAACCGAGATGATAGCTGATCCATTTAGTGCAGCAGATGATGAAATTACCAAGCCGGATGCTTCTGCTTCTGGTTGTGTTTTTATAGTTAAAGAAGGACGCCTTAGGGTATTCCTTTCGGCAGAAGGGAAAGAGTTTACGCTGTCAATTTTGGAACCAGGTGATATATATACGTGTCATACCGGAACGTTTGTTCAGGCTTTGACGCCCGGCCTGTTGCTTACAACAAGTATTCCGGTGTTTCATGCCTACATGCGTGATATTCCGCAGGTCAGCAAAGTTATGGTTCGTATTCTTGGTAATATGTTGAAGAGCTCGTTCGGTATTATTGACGGCCTCGTTTTTGGAGATGCTTCCACACGGCTTACAGATTTTTTGTTGTCCATAGCAAAAGATGAAGGTGGGAAGCAGGTCGCACGCCTTGGTATGACAGGTGAACAGCTTGCACAACATATTGGTTCCACACGACAGACTGCTTCAACGTTGCTTAACGATATGGTGCGCTCTGGTATTCTTATACGCGTTAAACGTGGTGTTTTTGAGATTGTAGATAGAACGCGGCTGGAGGAGCTTAAAAAGTAG
- the cooS gene encoding anaerobic carbon-monoxide dehydrogenase catalytic subunit, protein MGKEPKKPEDLSIWQDAHAMIRKAKAESIETAWDRLERQTPHCKFCDLGTTCRNCIMGPCRISNKPGAKMNIGVCGADADVVVARNFGRFVAGGSAGHSDHGRDLIEVLEAIVEGDTEHYRITDPEKLTRIAAEVGVVTEGRDLHDIAVDLVDECFKDFGSRRSSLSFLSRVPQQRRELWDRVGITPRGIDREIAEMMHRTHMGCDNDAPNTLLHAARCALSDGWGGSMIGTELSDVIFGTPTPSRSTSNLGVIKEDKVNILVHGHNPVVSEMILAASRLPELVEKAKAAGATGINVAGLCCTGNELLMRQGIPMAGNHLMTELAIVTGAVESVVVDYQCIMPSLVTVSQCYHTRFITTAEKAKFTGAMHFEVHPHNALEQATAIVEESIKAYIERDKGRVEIPTQPVEIMTGFSNEAILSALGGTLTPLIDAIKAGKVRGVVGIVGCNNPKIKQDSANVGLAKELIKRDILVLVTGCVTTAAGKAGLLVPEGAEMAGEGLKEICGALGIPPVLHLGSCVDNSRIMHLCGLVAKELGVDISDLPVGASSPEWYSEKAAAIGMYAVASGVMTHLGLPPNILGSETVTNIALEGLEDIVGAHFVVEDDYVKAAELLDARIRMKRVGLGLSE, encoded by the coding sequence ATGGGAAAAGAACCTAAAAAGCCTGAAGATCTTTCTATTTGGCAAGACGCGCATGCAATGATCCGCAAAGCGAAAGCGGAAAGTATTGAAACTGCGTGGGACAGATTGGAACGCCAAACTCCACATTGTAAGTTTTGTGACCTAGGTACTACATGCCGAAACTGTATTATGGGGCCTTGCCGGATCAGCAATAAGCCGGGGGCAAAAATGAACATCGGCGTGTGCGGTGCCGACGCAGACGTTGTTGTTGCCCGTAACTTTGGTCGTTTTGTTGCTGGTGGTAGCGCTGGTCATTCAGATCATGGTCGCGATTTGATTGAAGTATTGGAAGCAATTGTTGAAGGTGATACAGAGCATTATCGTATTACTGATCCGGAAAAGCTTACACGCATCGCTGCTGAGGTAGGTGTTGTGACAGAAGGTCGAGACCTGCATGACATAGCCGTAGACCTTGTTGACGAATGTTTCAAAGACTTTGGTTCCCGTCGGTCTTCCCTTTCATTTTTATCCCGTGTTCCTCAACAGCGTCGTGAACTCTGGGACCGCGTAGGCATTACCCCTCGTGGGATAGACCGCGAAATTGCAGAGATGATGCACCGTACTCACATGGGTTGTGACAACGATGCTCCGAACACATTGCTGCATGCTGCACGTTGTGCGCTTTCTGACGGCTGGGGTGGTTCTATGATCGGTACAGAGCTTTCCGATGTTATTTTCGGTACTCCTACTCCATCACGCTCTACAAGTAACCTCGGCGTTATTAAAGAAGATAAAGTAAACATTCTGGTGCACGGTCATAACCCTGTTGTATCCGAAATGATTCTCGCCGCTTCTCGTCTTCCGGAATTGGTAGAAAAAGCCAAAGCAGCAGGTGCGACAGGTATCAACGTTGCGGGGCTTTGTTGTACTGGTAACGAGCTACTTATGCGTCAGGGCATCCCAATGGCTGGTAACCATTTAATGACAGAGCTTGCCATTGTAACCGGTGCTGTAGAATCTGTTGTTGTAGATTACCAGTGTATTATGCCTTCATTGGTGACTGTTTCACAGTGTTACCATACTCGTTTCATTACAACTGCTGAGAAAGCCAAATTTACAGGTGCAATGCACTTTGAAGTTCATCCGCATAATGCTCTTGAACAGGCTACGGCCATAGTTGAAGAGTCTATTAAAGCTTATATCGAACGAGACAAAGGCCGTGTGGAGATTCCAACACAACCTGTAGAAATTATGACCGGCTTCTCCAATGAAGCTATTCTCTCCGCACTTGGTGGAACACTGACCCCTCTCATTGATGCCATTAAAGCAGGTAAGGTTCGTGGTGTTGTTGGTATTGTGGGTTGCAACAATCCAAAAATTAAACAGGATTCCGCAAACGTCGGTCTTGCAAAAGAATTGATTAAGCGTGACATACTTGTTCTTGTTACTGGTTGCGTAACCACTGCTGCCGGTAAAGCTGGTCTTCTTGTGCCGGAAGGTGCTGAAATGGCGGGCGAAGGACTTAAAGAAATATGCGGTGCACTTGGCATTCCACCGGTATTACACCTTGGCAGTTGTGTAGATAACTCCCGTATTATGCATCTTTGCGGCCTAGTTGCAAAAGAACTTGGTGTGGATATTTCCGATTTGCCTGTGGGCGCCTCTTCTCCTGAATGGTATTCAGAAAAAGCTGCAGCAATCGGCATGTATGCCGTTGCCAGCGGTGTTATGACGCATCTTGGTTTGCCACCGAACATTCTTGGCTCCGAAACTGTAACCAATATTGCCCTTGAGGGGCTGGAAGACATTGTAGGCGCTCACTTTGTAGTGGAAGATGACTACGTAAAAGCCGCAGAGCTTCTGGATGCACGCATCCGTATGAAGCGTGTTGGGCTTGGTCTTTCTGAATAA
- a CDS encoding ATP-binding protein, whose protein sequence is MKLAFAGKGGVGKTTLTAWMADYLARKGQNVWLVDADTALSLGEACGIDRNSLPEALIHREDLIRERIRQKNTSMFTLNPDVSDLPEVLSVELPVIGPPPQGAAVGSKRLLVMGTVTGAGGGCACAANTLLKAILAHLVLERNDWVLVDLEAGVEHLGRGTVAHVDGLVVVSEPSMRGLQTAADVGRMAVELGLDKQVLVLNRSDIASLKLPELKGLPDSVVSMPYLSSLAARQLTTGNVLGLADAEIDLVVERVLKRFGVEV, encoded by the coding sequence ATGAAGTTAGCTTTTGCAGGCAAAGGTGGCGTGGGTAAAACTACTCTTACCGCATGGATGGCAGATTATCTTGCTCGTAAAGGGCAGAATGTGTGGCTGGTGGACGCTGACACAGCTCTTTCCTTAGGCGAAGCCTGCGGAATTGATCGTAACAGTTTGCCGGAAGCCCTTATTCATCGGGAAGATTTAATTCGCGAGCGGATTCGGCAGAAAAATACCAGCATGTTCACCTTGAATCCTGATGTGAGCGATTTGCCGGAGGTTCTTTCGGTTGAATTGCCCGTAATAGGCCCCCCTCCACAAGGTGCTGCTGTCGGATCCAAACGCCTGCTCGTGATGGGGACAGTAACAGGAGCCGGAGGCGGGTGCGCTTGCGCTGCTAATACACTTCTTAAAGCCATTCTTGCGCATCTGGTTCTTGAACGAAATGACTGGGTGTTGGTGGATTTAGAAGCAGGAGTAGAGCACTTAGGGCGCGGAACCGTTGCACACGTGGATGGTCTTGTTGTTGTATCCGAGCCAAGCATGCGTGGTCTTCAAACTGCGGCTGATGTGGGAAGAATGGCAGTAGAACTCGGGTTGGATAAGCAGGTTTTAGTTCTTAACCGCTCTGATATTGCTTCATTAAAGCTTCCCGAACTAAAAGGTCTACCTGACAGTGTTGTCTCCATGCCGTACCTTTCTTCACTTGCAGCACGGCAGCTTACGACAGGAAATGTGCTAGGATTGGCAGACGCAGAAATTGATCTTGTTGTGGAGCGTGTGTTGAAACGCTTTGGCGTTGAGGTGTAG
- a CDS encoding class I SAM-dependent methyltransferase, with protein MKHSQTTHAGQSTYTKSVQSIYDFWELGILNTLVWRCPTKHLRYHFRKHVTLNHLDVGVGTGYFLDNCLLEQKRRLALLDSNNTNLEKAAERVKRFKPEVYQANILAPLHLPCKKFDSISINYLFHCLTGSIKEKAVILDSLSEYLHDGGKIFGSTILSHGVRQNFAAQKLMAYYNRKGIFSNTRDHRSGLRDELESRFTNVEIEVKGCVALFSARKGER; from the coding sequence ATGAAACATTCACAAACAACTCACGCTGGACAGAGCACCTACACCAAGTCTGTTCAATCTATATATGATTTTTGGGAACTCGGGATTTTAAACACGTTGGTCTGGCGTTGTCCTACCAAACATCTGCGCTACCACTTCCGTAAGCATGTCACCCTTAACCATTTAGATGTAGGCGTTGGCACTGGCTACTTCCTTGACAACTGCCTGCTGGAACAAAAACGCCGTCTGGCTCTGCTGGATTCAAACAACACTAACCTTGAAAAGGCAGCCGAACGCGTTAAACGATTCAAGCCCGAAGTGTATCAGGCTAACATCCTTGCTCCACTCCACCTGCCATGCAAAAAGTTTGATTCCATCAGCATTAACTACCTCTTCCATTGCCTCACTGGATCAATTAAAGAAAAAGCAGTTATTCTTGATAGCCTTTCAGAATATTTGCATGACGGCGGTAAAATTTTTGGATCAACAATCCTGAGCCACGGTGTACGCCAAAACTTTGCTGCCCAGAAGCTTATGGCCTACTACAACAGAAAAGGCATCTTCTCGAATACCCGTGACCACCGTAGCGGTCTTCGTGATGAGCTTGAATCCCGATTTACAAACGTAGAAATTGAAGTAAAAGGCTGCGTAGCCTTATTCAGCGCACGAAAAGGTGAGCGATAA
- the hcp gene encoding hydroxylamine reductase, which translates to MFCNQCEQTAKGIGCDKMGVCGKKPDVAALQDLTVYALRGLALAALKKGDNSNNLGHFTAKMLFTTLTNVNFTPEDFQKFINEIVTRRKALDIHFQSGPGAFEPADTIEGLVAQGEGYSIKDFDTDEDIRSAKQLLIFGLKGLCAYADHAAVLHQQDTTVYHFVYKALAAGYDGEERDLSAWLGLCLKCGEVNLRTMELLDAGNTSTFGHPEPTEVPLGHVPGKAILVSGHDLQDLYLLLQQTEGKGINIYTHGEMLPCHAYPELKKFDHFYGHFGTAWQNQHKEFPEFPGAILFTTNCIQKPQEVYKDNVFTTGLVGWPGLTHIGQNKDFTPVIERALAQPGFTDTADNGSVLCGFGRNTVMSVADKVIDGVKSGAIRHFFLVGGCDGAKPGRNYYTDFVEQTPQDTVVLTLACGKFRFFDKKLGDIGGIPRLLDVGQCNDAYSAIQIAVALAGAFECDVNELPLSLVLSWYEQKAVVILLTLLSLGIKDIRLGPSLPAFVSPNILNVLVENYGIKPISTPEEDLKAILG; encoded by the coding sequence ATGTTCTGTAACCAATGTGAACAGACAGCAAAAGGAATCGGCTGTGATAAAATGGGCGTATGCGGCAAGAAACCAGACGTTGCTGCTCTTCAGGATCTCACAGTTTACGCATTGCGCGGCCTTGCGCTTGCTGCACTGAAAAAAGGGGACAACAGCAACAATCTTGGGCACTTCACTGCAAAAATGCTCTTCACTACCTTAACTAACGTTAACTTTACACCAGAAGACTTCCAGAAATTTATCAACGAAATTGTTACACGCCGTAAAGCACTTGATATTCATTTCCAGAGCGGACCGGGCGCTTTTGAACCGGCAGATACTATTGAAGGTCTGGTTGCTCAGGGTGAAGGGTACTCCATCAAAGACTTCGACACCGACGAAGACATTCGCTCTGCCAAGCAGCTTCTCATCTTCGGCCTGAAAGGTCTTTGCGCGTACGCTGACCATGCAGCAGTTCTCCATCAGCAAGACACTACTGTCTACCACTTTGTATACAAAGCCCTTGCAGCAGGATACGACGGTGAAGAGCGCGACCTTTCAGCATGGCTCGGTCTCTGCCTCAAGTGTGGCGAAGTAAACCTCCGCACAATGGAACTGCTTGATGCAGGTAACACCAGTACCTTTGGTCACCCCGAACCTACAGAAGTACCTCTTGGTCACGTTCCTGGCAAAGCTATTCTGGTATCCGGTCACGACCTTCAAGACCTCTATCTTCTTCTCCAGCAGACTGAAGGAAAAGGCATCAATATTTATACACATGGCGAAATGCTTCCATGTCACGCTTACCCAGAGCTTAAAAAGTTTGACCACTTCTACGGCCACTTCGGTACTGCATGGCAAAACCAGCATAAAGAATTCCCTGAGTTCCCTGGCGCAATCCTCTTCACTACCAACTGCATCCAGAAGCCTCAGGAAGTATACAAGGACAACGTGTTCACAACCGGTCTTGTCGGCTGGCCCGGCCTTACCCACATTGGCCAGAACAAAGACTTCACTCCGGTTATCGAACGAGCTCTTGCCCAGCCTGGCTTTACTGACACTGCAGACAACGGCAGCGTACTCTGTGGTTTCGGTCGCAACACCGTAATGAGCGTTGCTGACAAAGTAATCGACGGCGTTAAATCCGGTGCAATCCGTCATTTCTTCCTCGTTGGCGGTTGTGACGGCGCAAAACCAGGCCGCAACTACTACACTGACTTTGTAGAACAAACTCCACAGGACACCGTAGTTCTTACCCTTGCTTGTGGTAAATTCCGCTTCTTCGATAAAAAGCTCGGTGACATCGGCGGCATTCCTCGCCTCCTCGACGTTGGCCAGTGTAACGATGCTTACTCCGCAATTCAGATTGCAGTTGCCCTTGCAGGCGCATTCGAATGCGACGTAAACGAACTTCCACTGTCTCTGGTACTCAGCTGGTACGAGCAGAAGGCTGTTGTTATTCTTCTCACCCTTCTCTCACTCGGTATCAAAGACATCCGTCTCGGGCCTTCTCTCCCTGCATTTGTCAGCCCGAATATTCTTAATGTTCTGGTAGAGAACTACGGCATCAAGCCTATCTCAACTCCAGAAGAAGACCTCAAGGCTATCCTCGGATAA
- the thrS gene encoding threonine--tRNA ligase: MNVSIEGQVVEVAADASCRDALREILSGKKLKTVLAAKCGTATLDLTATIPAGCEELTPVYADTPEGLDLLRHSTAHIMADAVKRLFPSAKVTIGPSIENGFYYDFDVERPFTTEDLEAIEAEMTKIIREAAPFTCEVVSKDEAKKMFADMGESYKLELIDAVDDDVVSIYRHGEFADLCRGPHLPTTGYVKAFKLMSVAGAYWRGDEKNPMLSRIYGTAFADPKALKKYLSRLEEAKKRDHRKLGAALDLFSFQEEGGVGMAYWHPKGALIRTILEDFERKEHLKRGYDIVQAPQILKRELWERSGHYDNYRENMYFTEIDEVPYGVKPMNCVAHMLIYKSHMRSYRDLPMRYFELGVVHRHEKSGVLHGLMRVRQFTQDDAHIICRPDQLQEEIVGVLNFVKDIMNVFGFEYSLELSTRPEKSIGDDADWDLATDSLIEALKAIDLPYEINEGDGAFYGPKIDIKLRDCLDREWQCATVQCDFTLPERFDLGYVGEDGERHRPVMVHRVILGSVERFIGILTEHYAGAFPTWLAPVQARVLTVTDAHNEFAEKIKAELLKEGIRVEADTRNEKLGYKVREAQVSKIPYMLVIGDKEVEEQGVNVRMRKGENLGLKSVSEVVELIKADCEEPFKSGGLSYRFS, encoded by the coding sequence GTGAACGTGTCTATTGAAGGACAAGTTGTAGAGGTAGCAGCAGATGCAAGCTGCCGTGATGCCCTGAGAGAAATACTCAGCGGTAAAAAACTCAAGACTGTGCTGGCTGCAAAATGCGGTACGGCAACGCTTGATCTCACTGCAACTATTCCAGCAGGTTGTGAAGAGCTCACGCCTGTATACGCTGACACGCCGGAAGGTCTTGATCTGCTCAGACACTCCACTGCTCACATCATGGCTGATGCAGTAAAACGTCTGTTCCCTTCCGCTAAAGTTACCATTGGTCCTTCCATTGAGAACGGCTTCTACTACGACTTTGACGTAGAGCGTCCGTTTACCACTGAAGACCTTGAGGCAATTGAAGCGGAAATGACCAAGATTATCCGTGAGGCAGCTCCGTTTACTTGCGAAGTTGTTTCCAAGGATGAAGCAAAAAAAATGTTTGCCGATATGGGTGAAAGCTACAAGCTTGAGCTTATCGACGCTGTTGACGACGACGTAGTGTCCATCTACCGTCACGGCGAGTTTGCAGACCTTTGCCGCGGTCCCCATCTTCCAACTACCGGATACGTAAAAGCGTTCAAACTCATGTCTGTTGCTGGTGCGTACTGGCGCGGTGATGAAAAGAACCCGATGCTTTCACGTATTTACGGTACCGCATTTGCTGATCCTAAGGCGCTGAAAAAGTACCTTTCCCGTCTTGAAGAAGCGAAAAAACGTGACCACCGCAAGCTCGGTGCTGCACTTGATCTCTTCAGCTTCCAGGAAGAAGGCGGCGTTGGTATGGCTTACTGGCATCCTAAAGGTGCTCTTATCCGTACCATCCTTGAAGACTTCGAACGTAAAGAGCATTTGAAGCGCGGTTACGATATCGTACAGGCACCGCAGATTCTTAAGCGCGAGCTTTGGGAACGTTCCGGTCACTACGATAACTACCGTGAGAACATGTACTTCACCGAAATTGATGAAGTACCATACGGCGTAAAGCCAATGAACTGTGTTGCGCACATGCTTATCTACAAGTCCCATATGCGCAGTTACCGTGACCTTCCAATGCGCTACTTTGAGCTTGGTGTGGTTCACCGTCACGAAAAGTCCGGCGTTCTGCACGGTCTTATGCGTGTTCGTCAGTTCACTCAGGATGACGCTCATATTATTTGCCGACCTGACCAGCTTCAGGAAGAGATCGTTGGTGTTCTTAACTTCGTTAAAGACATTATGAATGTTTTCGGTTTTGAATACTCTCTTGAGCTTTCCACCCGTCCTGAAAAATCCATTGGTGATGACGCAGATTGGGATCTGGCAACGGATTCCTTGATTGAAGCGCTTAAAGCCATTGATCTTCCTTACGAGATTAACGAAGGTGACGGTGCATTCTACGGACCTAAGATTGATATCAAGCTCCGTGACTGTCTTGACAGAGAATGGCAATGTGCTACCGTTCAGTGTGATTTTACCTTGCCAGAACGCTTTGACTTAGGTTACGTGGGCGAGGATGGTGAACGTCACCGTCCAGTAATGGTTCATCGCGTAATTCTTGGCTCTGTTGAACGCTTTATCGGTATTCTTACTGAGCACTATGCTGGTGCATTCCCAACTTGGCTTGCTCCAGTACAGGCACGCGTATTGACCGTTACCGATGCACACAACGAATTTGCAGAAAAAATCAAAGCGGAACTTCTTAAAGAAGGCATTCGCGTTGAAGCAGATACTCGTAATGAAAAGCTGGGCTACAAAGTTCGTGAAGCCCAGGTTTCTAAGATCCCGTATATGCTAGTTATCGGGGATAAAGAGGTTGAAGAACAAGGCGTGAACGTACGCATGCGTAAGGGCGAAAACCTTGGTCTGAAATCCGTTTCGGAAGTGGTAGAGCTTATTAAAGCTGATTGTGAAGAACCGTTTAAAAGCGGAGGGTTAAGCTATCGCTTTTCCTAA
- the infC gene encoding translation initiation factor IF-3 yields MTKRNEQIRAREVRVISETGEQLGILNRNQAIDIAKEKGLDLVEVAANAEPPVCKIMDYGKYKFEQKKKKQEAKKNAAVVQVKEIKVRPKTDEHDYQTKLKHIRRFLEAGDRCKVTVFFRGREIVHKDRGLAILERAMEDTKDIAKVDQMPRAEGRTLHMLLVPTAKK; encoded by the coding sequence ATGACTAAGCGCAACGAACAGATTCGTGCGCGTGAGGTTCGTGTTATTAGCGAAACCGGTGAGCAGTTGGGTATTCTTAACAGAAACCAAGCTATCGACATTGCTAAAGAAAAAGGACTCGACCTCGTTGAGGTGGCTGCTAACGCTGAACCACCTGTCTGCAAGATCATGGACTATGGTAAGTACAAGTTCGAGCAGAAAAAGAAGAAACAGGAAGCTAAGAAGAATGCTGCTGTAGTTCAGGTTAAAGAAATCAAAGTTCGTCCAAAAACTGACGAGCATGATTACCAGACCAAGCTTAAGCACATTCGACGTTTCCTCGAAGCCGGTGACCGTTGTAAGGTTACTGTGTTCTTCCGTGGACGTGAAATCGTTCATAAAGATCGCGGTCTTGCAATTCTGGAACGGGCTATGGAGGATACCAAAGATATCGCAAAAGTGGATCAGATGCCACGCGCAGAGGGACGTACCCTGCACATGCTGCTGGTACCGACTGCAAAAAAATAA
- the rpmI gene encoding 50S ribosomal protein L35, producing MPKIKTRRGAAKRFSLTGTGKFKRRKQNLRHILTKKNAKRKMNLGQSAIVDKSNEKAVRRMLPYA from the coding sequence ATGCCAAAGATTAAAACCAGACGTGGCGCTGCAAAGCGTTTTTCTTTGACTGGTACCGGCAAGTTCAAACGTCGTAAGCAGAACCTTCGTCACATCCTGACTAAGAAAAATGCTAAGCGTAAAATGAACCTCGGTCAGTCTGCTATTGTTGATAAAAGCAACGAAAAAGCTGTTCGCCGTATGCTTCCATACGCATAA
- the rplT gene encoding 50S ribosomal protein L20: MRVKRGLAAHRRHKKYLKMAKGFRGGRSKLYRTAREAVENALVYSYRDRKTKKREFRRLWILRINAGARLNGLSYSKFMHGLALAGIELNRKVLADLAVREKEHFAQLCEIAKAKLS, from the coding sequence ATGCGAGTCAAGAGAGGCTTGGCGGCTCATCGTCGTCATAAGAAATATTTGAAGATGGCTAAAGGCTTCCGTGGCGGTCGTTCTAAACTGTACCGCACAGCACGTGAAGCTGTAGAAAATGCATTAGTATATTCTTACCGTGACCGTAAGACAAAGAAACGCGAGTTTCGTCGTCTTTGGATCCTGCGTATCAACGCAGGTGCCCGTTTGAACGGTCTCTCCTACAGCAAGTTCATGCACGGCCTGGCCCTGGCTGGTATTGAACTGAACCGTAAGGTCCTCGCTGACCTTGCAGTTCGCGAAAAAGAGCACTTTGCACAGCTTTGCGAAATTGCAAAAGCTAAGCTGAGCTAA
- the pheS gene encoding phenylalanine--tRNA ligase subunit alpha — protein sequence MSLIHELESLVQELNSGLDQAFSLSEVEDLRVAFLGRKGKLAQIMQRLPELSPEERPEVGKTANIVKGKLTGMLDDCKTKLENAAEADKLAKFDPSMPGRMPWQGSLHPVTKVMTEICDIFKGLGYDIVTGPEVENDFYNFEALNLPPEHPARDMQDTLYVTDNILLRTHTSPMQARTMLKQEPPLAIIAPGKVYRRDSDLTHTPMFHQIEGLLVGEKVSLAELRGTLTAFLQKVFGPETKVRFRPSFFPFTEPSVEVDISCCMCGGEGEVGGQPCRVCKQTGWVEILGCGMVDPEVFKKVGYDPEKYTGFAFGLGVERVAMLKYGIGDLRMFFENDVRFLNQFI from the coding sequence ATGAGCCTGATTCACGAATTAGAAAGCCTGGTTCAGGAGCTTAACAGCGGCCTGGATCAGGCTTTTTCATTAAGCGAAGTGGAAGATTTGCGTGTAGCCTTCTTGGGCCGAAAGGGTAAACTCGCGCAGATCATGCAGCGTCTTCCAGAACTGTCTCCAGAAGAGCGTCCGGAAGTTGGTAAAACTGCAAACATCGTTAAGGGCAAACTCACCGGTATGCTCGATGATTGCAAAACCAAGCTCGAAAACGCAGCGGAAGCGGATAAACTTGCTAAGTTTGACCCTTCCATGCCGGGACGTATGCCGTGGCAGGGTTCTTTACACCCTGTTACCAAGGTGATGACAGAAATCTGTGATATCTTCAAAGGTCTTGGCTACGACATCGTAACCGGTCCTGAAGTTGAAAACGATTTTTATAACTTTGAAGCGCTTAACCTGCCTCCAGAGCACCCGGCGCGTGATATGCAGGATACCCTGTACGTAACAGATAATATTCTTCTGCGTACACACACATCCCCAATGCAGGCACGTACTATGCTCAAGCAGGAGCCGCCGCTTGCTATTATCGCACCGGGTAAAGTGTACCGTCGTGACTCCGACCTCACTCACACCCCAATGTTCCACCAGATCGAAGGTCTGTTGGTTGGTGAGAAAGTAAGCCTTGCTGAGCTTCGTGGTACTCTTACTGCCTTCTTGCAGAAAGTATTCGGACCGGAAACCAAAGTTCGTTTCCGTCCAAGCTTCTTCCCGTTCACTGAACCTAGTGTTGAAGTGGATATTTCTTGCTGCATGTGTGGTGGTGAAGGTGAAGTTGGCGGTCAGCCATGCCGTGTCTGCAAGCAGACAGGCTGGGTTGAAATCCTTGGTTGTGGCATGGTCGATCCTGAAGTGTTCAAGAAAGTTGGCTATGATCCGGAAAAATACACCGGCTTTGCCTTCGGTCTTGGTGTGGAACGTGTTGCAATGCTTAAGTACGGCATTGGTGACCTCCGCATGTTCTTCGAGAACGATGTGCGTTTCCTTAACCAGTTCATCTAG